Proteins from a genomic interval of Medicago truncatula cultivar Jemalong A17 chromosome 3, MtrunA17r5.0-ANR, whole genome shotgun sequence:
- the LOC25488810 gene encoding putative phospholipid-transporting ATPase 9, producing MKMKKLNLSKIYSFKCGKKPNFKREHSQIGRQGYSRVVLCNEQQDRFESGFKDYADNSVRSTKYTFATFLPKSLFEQFRRVANFFFLVAGILAFTKLAPYTAVSAILPLAVIVGATMVKEGIEDFRRKKQDIEVNNRRVICHKGGGNFESTEWKNLKVGNIVKIKKDEFFPADLLLISSSYEDAVCYVETMNLDGETNLKLKQGLEVTSSLNEEVKFQDFKAAVKCEDPNANLYSFVGTLDFEGQKYPLSPQQLLLRDSKLRNTDFIFGAVIFTGHDTKVIQNSTPPPSKRSKIEKKMDKIIYFLFGVLFLIAFIGSILFGIATKRDLNNGIMKRWYLRPDDSTIFFDPKRVAAASVFHFLTALMLYNFFIPISLYFSIELVKVLQSIFINQDINMYYEELDKPALARTSNLNEELGQIDTILSDKTGTLTCNSMEFIKCSVAGVAYGRSVTEVEQAIGGRSELESIDIREANDRKEPIKGFNFIDERIMNGNWINEPRADVIQNFFRLLAVCHTAMPEVDEETGRVSYEAESPDEAAFVIAAREVGFKFYKRTQNSLSMIELDPVSGNEVERTYKILNVLEFNSSRKRMSVIVKDEHGRILLLCKGADSVMFERLAINGREFEEKTLEHVSEYADAGLRTLILAYRELDEEEYNEFDKKFSEAKISITVDHESLIEEISEKIERNLIVLGATAVEDKLQNGVPECIEKLAQARIKIWVLTGDKMETAINIGFSCRLLRQGMKQIIIHLEMPEIQALEKDGGDKMAIMKASRESVYLQISEGSKLLSASKGNSQQAFALIIDGKSLVYALEDNIKSSFLDLATRCASVICCRSSPKQKALVTRLVKEGTGKTTLAIGDGANDVGMLQEADVGIGISGVEGMQAVMASDIAIAQFRYLERLLLVHGHWCYRRMSTMICYFFYKNITFGFTLFLYEVYASFSGQPAYNDWFLSFYSVLFSSLPAIALGVFDQDVSARYCVKFPILYQEGVQNVLFRWRRILSWMLNGFISAIIIFFFCTKAIGLQAFDENGKTAGKDILGATMYTCVVWVVNLQMALAVRYFTLVQHVAIWGSIGIWYLFAFAYGSLPSSFSTTAFKVFAETLAPSPSFWILTLFVAVSSLIPYFSCSTIKMWLFPMHHERVQWMRYKGKKTTDTE from the exons atgaagatgaagaagcttAATTTGAGTAAGATCTATTCATTTAAATGTGGTAAAAAACCAAACTTTAAGAGAGAGCATTCACAGATTGGAAGACAAGGGTATTCTAGGGTTGTTTTATGTAATGAACAACAAGATAGATTTGAATCAGGTTTTAAGGATTATGCTGATAATTCTGTTAGGTCAACAAAATATACTTTTGCTACTTTCTTACCTAAGTCATTGTTTGAGCAGTTTAGGAGGGTAGCTAATTTCTTTTTCCTTGTTGCTGGTATCTTAGCTTTCACAAAACTTGCTCCTTATACTGCTGTTAGTGCTATTCTTCCTTTAGCTGTTATAGTTGGTGCAACTATGGTGAAGGAAGGTATTGAAGATTTTCGTCGGAAAAAACAG GATATTGAGGTGAACAATAGAAGAGTTATATGTCATAAAGGTGGTGGCAATTTTGAATCTACGGAGTGGAAGAATCTCAAGGTAGGAAATATAGTGAAGATAAAGAAGGATGAATTCTTCCCTGCCGACCTATTACTGATTTCGTCCAGTTACGAAGATGCAGTCTGCTACGTTGAAACCATGAACTTGGATGGTGAGACAAATTTGAAGCTAAAACAAGGTTTGGAAGTAACTTCTTCATTAAATGAGGAAGTTAAATTCCAAGATTTCAAAGCTGCTGTCAAATGTGAAGATCCAAATGCAAATTTGTACTCTTTTGTCGGGACATTGGATTTTGAAGGGCAAAAATATCCACTTTCTCCTCAGCAGCTTCTTCTCCGAGACTCAAAACTTCGTAATACAGACTTCATATTCGGAGCAGTCATCTTTACTGGTCACGACACGAAGGTTATTCAAAACTCCACTCCCCCTCCTTCGAAAAGGAGCAAAATCGAGAAGAAGATGGATAAGATTATCTACTTCTTATttggtgttttgtttttaattgccTTCATTGGATCTATTCTCTTTGGAATTGCAACTAAACGTGACTTGAACAACGGAATTATGAAAAGATGGTATCTGAGACCAGATGATTCCACCATTTTCTTTGATCCTAAAAGAGTCGCCGCAGCATCTGTTTTTCATTTCTTGACGGCCTTAATGCTATACAACTTCTTCATTCCCATCTCCTTGTATTTCTCAATAGAATTGGTTAAAGTCCTTCAAAGCATCTTCATTAATCAAGATATTAATATGTACTATGAAGAACTGGACAAACCGGCTCTTGCTCGTACTTCAAACTTGAATGAAGAACTCGGCCAAATTGACACAATCCTTTCTGATAAAACTGGAACTTTGACTTGCAACTCGATGGAGTTCATCAAATGTTCGGTTGCTGGGGTAGCTTATGGCCGTAGTGTCACAGAGGTTGAGCAAGCCATTGGTGGTAGGTCGGAACTGGAATCAATTGATATCAGGGAAGCTAATGATCGAAAAGAACCAATCaaaggttttaattttattgatgaaaGAATAATGAATGGAAACTGGATTAACGAGCCTCGTGCAGATGTTATACAGAATTTTTTTCGTTTATTGGCTGTTTGTCATACCGCCATGCCGGAAGTGGATGAGGAAACAGGAAGAGTTTCATATGAAGCTGAATCTCCTGATGAAGCGGCATTTGTGATTGCTGCAAGAGAAGTGGGTTTTAAATTCTACAAAAGGACCCAGAACAGTTTATCAATGATAGAGTTGGATCCGGTTTCTGGCAATGAAGTTGAAAG GACATACAAAATTCTCAATGTTTTAGAATTCAATAGTTCAAGGAAGCGAATGTCAGTGATAGTTAAAGATGAACACGGGAGAATTTTGTTGCTCTGTAAAGGCGCTGACAG TGTCATGTTTGAAAGGCTTGCCATTAATGGAAGGGAGTTTGAAGAAAAAACTTTGGAACATGTGAGTGAATATGCTGATGCAGGTCTAAGAACACTGATACTTGCCTATCGTGaacttgatgaagaagaatacAACGAGTTTGACAAGAAATTTTCCGAAGCGAAAATTTCAATCACCGTGGATCATGAATCATTGATTGAGGAAATATCAGAAAAGATTGAGAGGAATCTAATCGTTCTCGGTGCCACTGCTGTAGAAGACAAGCTCCAAAATGgg gttcCTGAGTGTATTGAAAAGCTTGCACAAGCTAGAATTAAGATATGGGTTTTGACTGGGGATAAAATGGAGACTGCCATCAACATTGG TTTTTCTTGTCGCTTGCTTCGACAAGGAATGAAACAGATTATAATTCATTTAGAAATGCCTGAAATTCAAGCATTAGAGAAGGATGGAGGAGACAAGATGGCTATCATGAAG GCATCAAGAGAAAGTGTGTATCTTCAGATATCTGAAGGTTCTAAACTGCTTTCTGCATCTAAAGGGAACTCTCAGCAAGCATTTGCTCTGATAATCGATGGAAAGTCACTTGTTTATGCTCTAGAGGATAATATAAAGAGCTCGTTTTTAGATCTCGCAACTCGCTGTGCATCTGTTATCTGTTGTCGCTCATCGCCAAAGCAGAAGGCACTG GTTACTAGATTGGTCAAAGAAGGAACTGGTAAAACAACATTAGCTATCGGTGATGGAGCTAATGACGTGGGAATGCTTCAAGAAGCTGATGTAGGTATTGGAATCAGTGGTGTTGAAGGAATGCAG GCCGTCATGGCTAGTGATATTGCAATTGCACAATTCCGGTATCTGGAAAGATTACTTCTTGTACATGGACATTGGTGCTACAGGAGGATGTCCACCATG ATATGTTACTTTTTCTACAAGAATATTACATTTGGTTTCACTCTATTCTTATATGAGGTGTATGCATCATTCTCTGGACAGCCTGCATACAATGACTGGTTTTTGTCTTTCTATAGTGTCTTGTTTTCTTCACTTCCTGCCATTGCCCTTGGGGTCTTTGACCAAGATGTATCTGCTAGGTACTGCGTCAAG TTTCCTATCTTGTACCAAGAAGGTGTACAAAATGTCCTATTTAGGTGGCGCCGAATTCTAAGTTGGATGCTCAACGGATTCATCAGTGCCataataattttcttcttctgcaCAAAAGCAATAGGCCTTCAAGCCTTCGACGAGAATGGAAAAACCGCTGGAAAAGACATACTAGGAGCAACCATGTATACTTGTGTTGTTTGGGTTGTAAACCTACAGATGGCGCTCGCTGTGCGATACTTCACCTTGGTACAACATGTTGCCATTTGGGGTTCTATTGGTATTTGGTATTTATTCGCGTTTGCTTATGGATCGTTGCCTTCAAGCTTTTCAACAACTGCTTTCAAAGTCTTCGCTGAGACTCTTGCTCCATCGCCTTCCTTTTGGATTCTCACATTATTTGTCGCGGTTTCTTCACTTATACCATACTTTTCGTGCTCCACGATTAAAATGTGGTTGTTTCCTATGCATCATGAAAGGGTACAATGGATGAGGTATAAGGGCAAGAAGACCACTGATactgaatag
- the LOC25488812 gene encoding vesicle transport v-SNARE 11, with amino-acid sequence MSEVFDGYERQYCELSAILSRQCTAASALDGEQKKQKLSEIKAGLEDADTLIRKMDLEARSLQPSMKATLLAKLREYKTDLNNLKNEVKRVASANASITARDELLELGRIDSLAVSNDQKGRLLMTTERLNQSTDRLTNSRKTLLETEELGVSILQDLHQQRQSLLHAHKSLHGVDDNISKSKKILAAMSKRMSRNKWIVGSLMAALVLAIILILYFKFTH; translated from the exons ATGAGTGAGGTATTTGATGGGTACGAGCGTCAATATTGTGAGCTATCGGCTATTCTTTCGAGACAGTGTACTGCAGCTTCTGCTCTTGATGGAG AACAGAAGAAGCAGAAACTGTCTGAAATAAAAGCTGGATTGGAGGATGCTGATACGTTG ATTCGGAAAATGGACCTTGAGGCTAGGAGCTTGCAGCCAAGTATGAAGGCAACCCTTCTTGCCAAATTAAGGGAATATAAAACTGATTTGaacaatttgaaaaatgaagttaaaagaGTCGCATCAGCTAATGCCAGCATCACTGCTCGAGACGAGTTGTTGGAGTTAGGAAGGATTGATTCATTAGCG GTATCAAATGATCAAAAGGGAAGACTTTTGATGACTACTGAGAGATTAAATCAATCCACTGATAGGTTAACAAACAGCAGAAAAACATTGCTGGAGACAGAGGAGCTCGGTGTCTCTATCCTCCAAGATTTGCATCAACAACGCCAATCTCTACTCCATGCCCATAAATCG CTCCATGGAGTGGATGATAACATTAGCAAGAGCAAGAAAATTTTGGCAGCTATGTCAAAAAGGATGAGCAGGAATAAATGGATTGTTGGCTCCTTGATGGCAGCTCTGGTCCTTGCAATCATATTAATTCTATATTTTAAGTTTACACATTAG
- the LOC112419988 gene encoding methyl-CpG-binding domain-containing protein 2, with amino-acid sequence MDVTGSSLPNNQQRNLPEAVQAFGFSVRCDSCAKWRLIPTKEKYEEILEYMGQNFFFCENVCEWRPGVSCDDTEDISPDSGGIWGFDELGTPQAPDGWQRLVHFRAEGSSQLGDVYYEAPSGKKLRSMPEVKKFLADHPEYMTDGVTLSRFSFKRPKSQESYVRKRSHAKSVEHKQGIPVSRPAKKRATQSFLHKDAV; translated from the exons ATGGACGTAACAGGTTCAAGTTTGCCCAATAATCAACAAAGAAATCTTCCTGAAGCTGTGCAAGCATTTGGTTTCAGTGTTCGGTGTGACTCCTGCGCTAAATGGAGGTTAATTCCAACAAaggaaaaatatgaagaaatacTTGAATATATGggtcagaatttttttttttgtgaaaatgttTGTGAGTGGCGACCTGGTGTATCTTGTGATGATACAGAGGATATTTCTCCGGATAGCGGTGGGATTTGGGGTTTTGACGAGCTAGGCACTCCGCAGGCTCCAGATGGATGGCAGCGACTGGTACATTTCAGAGCTGAAGGAAGCAGTCAACTTGGAGATGT aTACTATGAAGCACCATCAGGCAAGAAATTGCGCTCAATGCCCGAGGTCAAGAA GTTCTTGGCAGATCATCCAGAGTATATGACAGATGGTGTAACTCTTTCGCGGTTCTCATTTAAAAGACCTAAGTCGCAAGAAAGCTATGTGAGGAAGCGCTCTCATGCTAAATCGGTTGAACATAAGCAAG GGATTCCTGTTAGCCGTCCTGCAAAAAAGCGAGCAACTCAAAGTTTCCTCCATAAAGATGCAGTTTAG
- the LOC25488813 gene encoding two-component response regulator-like APRR1 has protein sequence MESEGFDLNNGKKIGDGFVDRSKVRILLCDTDSNTSQEVFTLLLRCCYQVISVKSARQVIDALNAEKETIDLILAEVGLPKKKGMKMLKYIARDKELRRIPIIMMSAQDEVSVVVKCLRLGAADYLVKPLRTNELLNLWTHMWRRRRMLGLAEKNMLNYDFDLVVSEPSDNNTNSTTLFSDDTDDKSKRSTIQETGISVQQEQESTIANAASVEEPRDDHASECQPDVHGIDDQQTASFSSGPKKSELRIGVRESSAFFTYVKASMLKRNLEGIVQADNNAVACVRMEVMHQACAQQGVSDLEVCKNGETCDSQSQDDFPSSNSIPDSLSIERSGTPPASLEASQQNRYEEENLHHSSLIHPGTGTHCSELEMSNMPAQNLHHNSLMHPRNGAHCPELERSNMTAQPAYPYYMSSGVNHVMMPSSAQMYQKNVYDLQHHAGTSIIGHYNHVPQVGPHTTGMMSFPYYPMNMCLHPGQSWPSYGGSSSSEAKLSKVDRREAALIKFRQKKKERCFDKKIRYVNRKQLAERRPRVRGQFVSKLNGVNVDLNGQPPSIEYDENEEDDQGARDYSPRDA, from the exons atggAGAGTGAAGGGTTTGATTTGAATAATGGTAAGAAGATTGGTGATGGTTTTGTTGATAGAAGTAAAGTGAGGATTTTGCTTTGTGATACTGATTCCAATACCTCTCAAGAGGTTTTTACACTTCTTTTGAGATGTTGTTATCAAG TTATTTCAGTGAAGTCGGCAAGACAAGTAATTGATGCACTGAATGCGGAGAAGGAAACTATAGATCTCATACTGGCTGAAGTTGGCCTTCCGAAGAAGAAGGGCATGAAGATGTTGAAGTACATAGCCCGAGACAAAGAATTGCGCAGAATTCCTATTATAA TGATGTCTGCACAAGATGAGGTGTCTGTTGTTGTGAAGTGCTTGAGGCTCGGAGCAGCAGACTATCTAGTAAAGCCTTTACGCACAAATGAACTATTAAATTTGTGGACGCACATGTGGAGAAGGAGGCGCATG CTTGGACTTGCAGAGAAGAACATGTTAAATTATGACTTTGATCTGGTAGTATCAGAGCCTAGTGATAACAATACAAACAGTACCACCCTGTTCTCTGATGACACCGATGATAAGTCAAAGAGAAGCACTATTCAAGAGACAGGAATATCAGTCCAACAAGAGCAAGAG TCTACTATTGCAAATGCTGCTTCTGTTGAGGAACCTCGAGATGATCATGCATCAGAATGTCAGCCTGATGTCCATGGAATAGATGATCAGCAAACAG ctTCTTTTTCATCTGGTCCAAAGAAGAGCGAACTAAGGATTGGGGTTAGGGAGTCATCAGCTTTCTTCACATATGTTAAAGCATCAATGCTAAAGAGAAACCTTGAAGGGATTGTTCAAGCTGATAACAATGCTGTCGCATGTGTTAGGATGGAAGTTATGCATCAAGCATGTGCTCAACAAGGGGTTAGTGATCTTGAAGTATGCAAAAATGGAGAAACTTGTGATAGTCAATCACAAGATGACTTCCCCAGCAGCAATAGTATACCTgattctttatctattgagagaTCTGGTACTCCACCTGCATCTTTGGAAGCCTCACAGCAAAACCGTTACGAAGAAGAAAATTTGCATCACAGCAGTCTGATACATCCAGGAACTGGGACGCATTGTTCTGAGCTCGAAATGTCTAACATGCCTGCACAAAATTTGCATCACAACAGTCTGATGCATCCAAGAAATGGGGCTCATTGTCCTGAGCTTGAAAGATCTAACATGACTGCACAACCTGCTTATCCATATTATATGTCATCGGGAGTTAATCATGTTATGATGCCTTCATCGGCGCAAATGTATCAAAAGAATGTCTACGACCTGCAGCATCATGCTGGTACATCTATTATTGGTCACTACAATCATGTTCCACAAGTCGGTCCTCATACCACCGGCATGATGTCCTTCCCGTATTACCCAATGAATATGTGCTTACATCCAGGTCAGTCATGGCCATCCTACGGAGGTTCAAGTTCATCCGAAGCAAAGTTAAGTAAAGTTGATAGGAGAGAAGCAGCATTGATTAAATTCagacagaaaaagaaagagcGCTGTTTTGATAAGAAAATTAGGTATGTCAATCGGAAACAACTTGCTGAAAGACGGCCTCGTGTGAGAGGACAGTTTGTCAGTAAGTTGAATGGTGTTAATGTGGATCTTAATGGACAGCCTCCTTCCATTGAAtatgatgaaaatgaagaagatgatcagGGAGCTAGAGATTACTCTCCGAGGGATGCTTGA
- the LOC25488811 gene encoding probable xyloglucan 6-xylosyltransferase 3: MGQENNLTQKRTTSTGGLPTTTTTTTTNSRNRTLPRGRQIQKTFNNIKITILCGFVTILVLRGTIGVNLGTSQNDAVNAAVIEETNRILAEIRSDSDPSDRNQTETFMSLNETYALGPKILNWDTERTSWLDKNREYPNFVKGKPRILLLTGSPPKPCDNPIGDHYLLKSIKNKIDYCRLHGIEIVYNMAHLDMELAGYWAKLPMIRRLMLSHPEVEWIWWMDSDAFFTDMVFELPMSKYKDYNMVIHGYPDLLFEQNSWIAINTGSFLFRNCQWSLDLLDAWAPMGPKGPIREEAGKILTANLKGRPAFEADDQSALIYLLLSKKDKWMEKVFLENSFYLHGYWAGLVDRYEEMMEKYHPGLGDERWPFVTHFVGCKPCGSYGDYPVERCLSSMERAFNFADNQVLKLYGFRHRGLLSPKIKRIRNETITPLEFVDQFDIRRQHEGTVEPKN, from the exons atggGACAAGAAAACAACTTAACACAAAAGAGAACAACAAGCACAGGAGGATTaccaacaacaaccaccacaacaacaacaaactcaCGTAACCGTACACTGCCACGTGGACGTCAGATCCAAAAAACATTCAACAACATAAAGATCACAATCCTCTGCGGTTTCGTAACAATCCTCGTCCTACGTGGCACAATCGGCGTTAACCTCGGCACATCACAGAACGATGCGGTTAACGCCGCTGTTATCGAGGAAACTAACCGTATCCTCGCTGAGATCCGATCTGATTCCGATCCATCTGATCGGAATCAGACCGAAACTTTTATGAGTTTGAATGAAACTTATGCTCTTGGTCCTAAGATCCTTAATTGGGATACTGAGAGAACAAGTTGGTTAGATAAGAACCGTGAATATCCTAATTTTGTTAAGGGGAAACCTAGGATTTTGCTTCTTACTGGTTCGCCTCCGAAACCGTGTGATAATCCTATTGGTGATCATTATCTTTTGAAATCTATCAAGAATAAGATTGATTATTGCAG ATTGCAtggcattgaaattgtgtacaACATGGCTCACTTGGACATGGAGCTCGCAGGTTACTGGGCCAAATTGCCCATGATTCGAAGGCTCATGTTATCACATCCTGAAGTGGAGTGGATTTGGTGGATGGACAGTGATGCATTCTTCACTGACATGGTGTTTGAGCTTCCCATGAGTAAATATAAAGATTATAATATGGTTATTCATGGGTATCCTGATTTGTTGTTCGAGCAGAATTCTTGGATTGCAATCAACACAGGGAGCTTTTTGTTTCGCAATTGCCAGTGGTCGTTGGATTTGCTTGATGCTTGGGCCCCTATGGGTCCGAAAGGCCCAATCCGAGAGGAGGCTGGGAAGATTTTGACGGCAAATCTCAAAGGAAGGCCAGCATTCGAGGCTGATGATCAATCGgcattgatatatttattgttgtcaAAGAAGGACAAATGGATGGAGAAGGTATTTCTTGAGAATTCTTTTTATTTGCATGGTTATTGGGCTGGGTTGGTTGATCGgtatgaagagatgatggagaAGTATCATCCGGGGCTTGGGGATGAGAGGTGGCCTTTTGTGACGCATTTCGTGGGGTGTAAGCCTTGTGGGAGTTATGGAGATTATCCAGTAGAGAGATGCCTTAGTAGCATGGAGAGGGCTTTTAATTTTGCAGATAATCAAGTGCTTAAACTCTATGGGTTTAGGCACCGGGGATTATTAAGTCCTAAAATCAAGCGGATCAGAAATGAGACCATTACTCCTTTAGAGTTTGTAGACCAGTTTGATATACGAAGGCAACATGAAGGCACCGTGGAACCAAAAAATTAG